A single window of Bradyrhizobium elkanii USDA 76 DNA harbors:
- a CDS encoding DUF7007 domain-containing protein, with the protein MTTPSPLTTEPDSNSGFPEVEFGRSGDGYLVARVGETAFAMLPGRDARHYLATGWRINRPIAEWKRSDFYGHSGGLADEAAFRTKVVENAEHQREKRALGRRDTGSNANTPWGPSQGATIYAEGVICHSTAGHVGFHLSAERNRKVNPVLRAPDGWYESHD; encoded by the coding sequence ATGACGACGCCCTCACCGCTCACCACCGAGCCGGATTCGAATTCTGGATTTCCCGAGGTCGAGTTCGGCCGCAGCGGCGACGGCTATCTCGTCGCTCGCGTCGGCGAGACGGCCTTCGCCATGTTGCCGGGACGCGACGCCCGCCATTATCTTGCGACCGGCTGGCGTATCAACCGGCCGATTGCCGAATGGAAGCGCTCTGACTTCTACGGTCATTCCGGTGGGCTCGCCGACGAGGCGGCCTTCCGGACAAAGGTCGTGGAGAACGCCGAGCATCAGCGCGAGAAGCGTGCGCTCGGCCGTCGCGACACCGGCTCCAATGCGAACACGCCATGGGGTCCGTCGCAGGGTGCAACCATCTATGCGGAAGGCGTCATCTGCCATTCGACGGCGGGCCACGTCGGCTTCCATCTCTCGGCCGAGCGCAACCGCAAGGTCAATCCTGTACTGCGCGCGCCGGACGGCTGGTACGAGTCCCATGATTGA
- a CDS encoding IS110 family transposase has product MKVMSQQAAETRMDVAKAIYVSVELSQSTWLVTSFVPAIDTKMARKGLPAGQIGRLLSLLNELRARAHRKTDSWLPVIVIQEAGLDGFWVHRVLADEGVESHVVDATSIAVPRKARRAKTDRIDGETLVRALMSFKRGEPRTCAMVRIPSHDEEDRRRLVRERKALVVERLTHVNRIEGLLFAQGISGYRPLNRDRRSRLEELRTGDGRPLAPFLKAQISRELDRLELVIEQIKVIEAERDKLLASERKEANSAISMLENVRCIGPEFASLLWTEGFYRHFDNRRQIAAYAGLAPTPWQSGSVDRDQGVSKAGNPRLRTTMIQLAWLWLRHQPDSALTRWFRQRAASSGSAQRKKIVVALARKLLVALWKYVTVGVVIDGAKLKNA; this is encoded by the coding sequence ATGAAAGTGATGTCTCAGCAAGCAGCGGAAACCCGGATGGATGTAGCCAAGGCAATTTACGTCTCGGTGGAGTTGAGCCAGTCAACTTGGCTGGTGACTTCATTCGTGCCGGCCATCGATACCAAGATGGCGCGGAAGGGTCTCCCAGCCGGCCAGATCGGACGGCTGCTCAGCTTGCTCAACGAGCTCCGCGCCAGGGCGCACCGTAAGACCGATTCTTGGCTCCCCGTGATCGTTATCCAGGAGGCAGGCCTTGATGGGTTCTGGGTCCATCGCGTCTTGGCCGACGAAGGTGTTGAGAGCCATGTGGTGGATGCGACATCGATAGCGGTGCCCAGAAAAGCACGCCGAGCTAAAACCGATCGTATCGACGGAGAAACACTCGTCCGCGCACTTATGTCGTTCAAACGGGGTGAGCCACGAACATGTGCGATGGTTCGGATTCCATCCCATGACGAGGAAGACCGGCGTCGGCTCGTCCGGGAAAGGAAAGCCCTGGTTGTCGAGCGACTGACGCACGTCAACCGGATTGAGGGACTTCTGTTCGCACAAGGTATTTCGGGCTACCGACCACTGAATCGCGATCGACGATCTCGCCTCGAAGAGCTTCGCACTGGCGATGGTCGGCCGCTCGCACCTTTCTTGAAAGCCCAGATATCGCGAGAACTTGACCGTCTTGAATTGGTGATCGAGCAGATCAAAGTGATCGAGGCGGAGCGCGATAAGCTTCTGGCGTCCGAACGGAAAGAGGCAAATAGCGCCATTTCCATGCTCGAGAACGTGCGTTGTATCGGACCTGAGTTCGCATCTCTGCTCTGGACGGAAGGCTTTTACAGGCACTTTGACAATCGCCGACAAATCGCGGCTTACGCGGGATTAGCACCAACACCGTGGCAGAGCGGATCCGTTGATCGTGATCAAGGAGTGTCGAAAGCTGGCAACCCGCGGTTACGCACCACGATGATACAGCTGGCCTGGCTCTGGCTGCGCCATCAGCCTGATTCTGCGCTAACCCGCTGGTTCCGGCAGCGAGCAGCATCGAGTGGTTCTGCCCAGCGCAAGAAAATCGTTGTCGCACTCGCCCGCAAACTACTCGTTGCTTTGTGGAAATATGTGACGGTTGGCGTCGTGATTGACGGGGCGAAGCTGAAGAATGCGTAG
- a CDS encoding ArdC family protein, with protein sequence MNRNGEKVRGDLYARITDRIVAELERGVRPWVQPWATANMAGHITRPLRHNGQPYTGINVVLLWSEAVARGFRSSIWMTFKQASELGAHVRKGETGSTVVYASRFTKTETDTHGDEVERDIPFLKAYTVFCVDQIDGLPEHYYGRPAAVASTIERNASADAFFANTGALVRHGGSMAFYAPSSDHIQMPTIESFRDTASYVAVRAHETVHWTAPAHRVNRDLSRYSKDRSERAREELIAELGSCFLCADLGISPELEPRPDHASYLASWLEFLSSEKRFIFSAAAHAQRAVAYLHDQQPNAAEVEEAA encoded by the coding sequence ATGAACAGGAATGGAGAAAAGGTGCGAGGCGACCTGTACGCCCGCATCACGGACCGCATTGTCGCTGAGCTCGAACGCGGCGTGCGCCCCTGGGTTCAACCTTGGGCCACCGCGAATATGGCAGGCCACATCACGCGACCGCTGCGACACAACGGACAGCCCTATACGGGCATCAACGTCGTGCTGCTTTGGTCAGAAGCCGTCGCGCGCGGCTTCCGCTCTTCGATCTGGATGACGTTCAAGCAGGCCAGCGAACTCGGCGCGCACGTCCGTAAGGGCGAGACCGGCAGCACTGTGGTTTATGCGAGCCGCTTCACCAAGACAGAGACCGACACTCACGGCGACGAAGTCGAAAGGGATATCCCCTTCTTGAAGGCCTATACCGTGTTTTGCGTCGACCAGATCGATGGCTTGCCCGAGCATTATTACGGTCGGCCGGCCGCTGTCGCATCAACGATCGAGCGTAACGCGAGCGCCGACGCTTTCTTTGCCAATACCGGCGCGCTTGTTCGGCATGGCGGCTCGATGGCGTTTTACGCGCCCTCGTCCGATCACATTCAGATGCCGACGATCGAAAGTTTTCGCGACACCGCCTCCTATGTCGCCGTCAGAGCCCATGAAACCGTGCACTGGACCGCTCCCGCTCACCGCGTTAATCGCGATCTCAGCCGTTACAGCAAGGATCGGAGCGAACGCGCGCGCGAAGAGTTGATTGCCGAACTCGGGAGCTGTTTCCTCTGCGCGGATCTCGGGATCTCTCCCGAACTCGAACCGCGACCTGATCATGCAAGCTACCTCGCATCGTGGTTGGAATTTTTATCGAGTGAGAAGCGCTTTATCTTCTCGGCTGCCGCGCATGCGCAACGCGCCGTCGCCTATCTGCACGACCAGCAGCCGAACGCCGCTGAAGTCGAAGAGGCAGCATGA
- a CDS encoding DUF736 domain-containing protein codes for MATIGTFTSTGNGFSGTVRTLALNAKAKLVRVENPSDKGPHFRIFAGNVELGAAWQKTARDTERDYLSVKLDDPSFPAPIYATLIEVERQDGLQLIWSRPNRD; via the coding sequence ATGGCGACCATCGGCACCTTCACCTCGACCGGCAACGGCTTCTCCGGCACGGTTCGCACCCTCGCTCTCAATGCCAAAGCCAAGCTAGTTCGGGTCGAGAATCCCTCCGACAAGGGACCGCACTTCCGCATCTTCGCCGGCAATGTCGAGCTGGGAGCGGCTTGGCAGAAGACCGCCAGGGACACCGAGCGCGATTACCTTTCGGTCAAGCTGGACGATCCGAGCTTCCCGGCTCCGATCTATGCCACCCTGATCGAGGTGGAGCGCCAGGACGGCCTACAGCTCATCTGGTCCCGCCCGAATCGGGATTGA
- a CDS encoding type II toxin-antitoxin system RelB/DinJ family antitoxin, translating to MASNALVQTRIDADVKEKATAVLENMGLTVSDAVRILLTRTANEGMLPLELVSNSQAYDTWFREKVRQALADTRPDIDDSEVEAHFAQRRAAALRKAPEQER from the coding sequence ATGGCTTCGAATGCCTTGGTCCAAACCCGCATCGATGCGGACGTGAAGGAAAAGGCCACTGCGGTTCTGGAAAATATGGGTCTCACGGTATCCGACGCCGTGCGGATCCTGCTGACGCGCACGGCCAATGAAGGGATGCTTCCGCTGGAGCTCGTGAGCAACAGCCAAGCTTACGATACCTGGTTTCGTGAGAAGGTGCGCCAGGCGTTGGCCGACACGCGGCCTGATATCGATGATTCCGAGGTCGAAGCGCATTTCGCACAACGCCGTGCCGCTGCGCTTCGAAAAGCGCCGGAGCAGGAACGGTGA
- a CDS encoding type II toxin-antitoxin system mRNA interferase toxin, RelE/StbE family: MKLVWSRFALSDRDSIFSYIEAENPRAAVHVDEQIANAARRLLDFPDSGRPGRVAGTRELVIPRTSYVAAYLVDGDTVRILRVLHGAQMWPDELTNDD; the protein is encoded by the coding sequence GTGAAACTCGTCTGGTCGCGCTTCGCGTTGTCCGATCGCGACAGCATCTTCAGCTACATCGAGGCCGAGAATCCTCGTGCCGCGGTCCATGTCGACGAACAGATTGCGAATGCCGCGCGGCGCCTGCTCGACTTTCCGGATAGCGGTCGGCCGGGCCGTGTCGCTGGGACGCGCGAGTTGGTCATTCCGCGTACATCTTATGTCGCGGCGTACCTGGTCGACGGCGATACCGTTCGCATCTTGCGCGTGCTCCATGGCGCGCAGATGTGGCCTGACGAACTTACCAACGACGATTGA
- a CDS encoding RHE_PE00001 family protein, which yields MTEAKAMLASVSLIPNKVIRTLPSTYKIPDPLPWVQLAGPLAAAEDAVARFDERLAKSPIRDGAISRTHFTDACASLWLDGELVHLDDLVLHDAGMDVRAPTHELTRAHAVLRARRRIAEAKPGWALSAPGLSSLRGRGEREEERTNRKEGKGSFELAEDGERDEVDLEEPLGAIEADPHLASAFAAVDAANARAERRLADETRFRPERDSLIYDPDWDEEERLDHWRDVIDQTRGLPPTLAGAIAADAWGEIEPLEHTPWLGRLLAAALLRDRGKTRSHLPCLHAGLKSIPRERRRPRDVAARLVVHLEAMTAAAESGRKDHDRWLMTRNLLARKLAGRRATSKLPALLDYVLTRPIVSAGMIAAELGITPRAAQNLVAELGLREATGRGRYRAWGVL from the coding sequence ATGACGGAAGCGAAAGCCATGTTAGCTTCCGTTTCGCTGATTCCCAATAAGGTTATCAGGACCTTGCCGTCCACCTACAAAATCCCCGATCCGCTGCCCTGGGTCCAGCTCGCCGGGCCGCTTGCCGCCGCCGAGGATGCTGTGGCCCGCTTCGACGAGCGGCTGGCCAAAAGCCCAATCCGCGACGGCGCAATCAGTCGGACACACTTCACCGATGCCTGCGCCAGTCTGTGGCTGGACGGCGAACTTGTCCACCTCGATGACCTCGTCCTCCACGATGCGGGCATGGACGTTCGCGCTCCCACCCATGAACTGACTCGCGCTCACGCTGTGCTGCGCGCCCGTCGGCGCATCGCCGAGGCGAAGCCCGGTTGGGCGCTGTCGGCTCCGGGGCTCTCCAGCCTCCGCGGGCGGGGCGAGCGAGAAGAGGAGAGGACCAATCGGAAGGAAGGTAAGGGAAGTTTTGAGCTCGCCGAGGACGGCGAGCGGGACGAGGTGGATCTCGAAGAGCCGCTCGGTGCCATCGAGGCTGATCCCCATTTGGCCTCCGCCTTCGCTGCCGTCGACGCCGCAAACGCCAGGGCTGAGCGCAGGCTTGCCGACGAGACTCGGTTTCGGCCGGAGCGGGATTCTCTCATCTACGATCCCGACTGGGATGAGGAGGAACGCCTCGATCACTGGCGCGATGTGATCGACCAGACTCGCGGCTTGCCGCCGACCCTGGCGGGGGCAATTGCCGCCGACGCCTGGGGTGAGATCGAACCGCTCGAGCACACGCCTTGGCTCGGCCGCCTGCTCGCCGCGGCATTGTTGAGAGACCGCGGCAAAACGCGATCGCATCTGCCGTGCCTGCATGCTGGGCTGAAAAGCATTCCGCGTGAGCGCCGGCGGCCGCGCGACGTCGCAGCGCGTTTGGTCGTGCACCTAGAGGCCATGACGGCCGCCGCCGAGTCTGGCCGCAAGGATCACGACCGCTGGCTGATGACCAGAAACCTGCTCGCCCGAAAACTCGCCGGCCGTCGCGCCACTTCAAAACTGCCGGCTCTCCTCGATTACGTGCTGACGAGGCCGATCGTCTCGGCGGGCATGATCGCGGCGGAACTCGGGATCACTCCCCGTGCTGCCCAAAACCTGGTCGCCGAGCTCGGCCTGCGCGAGGCGACCGGGCGGGGACGCTACCGGGCGTGGGGCGTCCTGTAG
- a CDS encoding type II toxin-antitoxin system VapC family toxin, which produces MFIDASALTAMLTNEDEARELLARVQQSTTRLTSPLAVWEAAIAIARVLDLPIAAAAEAVESYLALMEIKMVNVAPETARIALKAYDRYGKGRHPARLNFGDCFAYACARHLGEPLMFKGADFPQTDIEAA; this is translated from the coding sequence ATGTTCATCGACGCTTCGGCGCTCACCGCGATGCTGACCAACGAAGACGAGGCGCGCGAGTTGCTGGCGCGCGTGCAGCAAAGCACAACGCGGTTGACCTCGCCGCTGGCCGTGTGGGAGGCGGCGATTGCCATCGCCCGCGTGCTCGATCTGCCGATCGCCGCGGCGGCCGAAGCGGTCGAGAGCTATCTCGCGCTGATGGAAATCAAAATGGTGAACGTGGCGCCCGAAACAGCCCGCATCGCGCTCAAAGCATACGACCGCTACGGCAAGGGTCGACACCCGGCACGGCTCAATTTTGGGGACTGTTTCGCCTACGCCTGCGCCCGCCATCTCGGTGAACCGCTGATGTTCAAGGGCGCCGATTTTCCGCAGACCGACATCGAGGCGGCCTGA
- a CDS encoding type II toxin-antitoxin system VapB family antitoxin produces the protein MAFHIKNPETDALARRVAALKKIGLTEAVHTALAHELEREQGRPSLVDLGVQFCRDLRAKGNPQSGKAADKAFRDSLYEDS, from the coding sequence ATGGCCTTCCATATCAAGAATCCCGAGACCGACGCGCTGGCCCGCAGGGTCGCGGCGTTAAAGAAAATCGGACTGACCGAGGCCGTACACACCGCGCTCGCCCATGAACTCGAACGCGAGCAGGGCAGGCCGTCCTTGGTCGACCTGGGCGTCCAGTTTTGTCGCGATTTGAGGGCGAAGGGCAACCCGCAGAGCGGCAAAGCCGCCGACAAGGCGTTCCGCGACAGCCTGTACGAGGATTCCTGA
- the repA gene encoding plasmid partitioning protein RepA, which yields MTTLAEDTVTMSETASARISRHAGILSGQLRSLATTLFPPSASKSLRSFTSGEVARIAGVSDGYLRQLSLDGLGPTPATGIGGRRSYTLAQIHELRGYLATARPREALEFLPRRRPGDKLQIITVANFKGGSAKTTTALYLSQYLALAGFRVLAIDLDPQASLSAMFGYQPEFDIGANETLYGAIRYDEHRRPMHEVIRPTYFDGIGLVPGNLELMEFEHTTPRAMVERRERGHDLFFRRVASAIDQVADDYDVVVVDCPPQLGYLTMGALNAATAMLVTIHPQMVDVASMSQFLLMTSDLMSVIEEAGGRLDHDFIRYVITRHDPNDVPEAQIVALLRTLFGSDVLQATVWKSTAIANAGLTKQSLYELERGAVGRGAYDRALESVDAVNAEIAQLLKKVWGR from the coding sequence ATGACGACCTTAGCGGAAGATACGGTTACGATGAGCGAGACTGCGTCTGCGCGGATCTCTCGGCATGCCGGCATTCTTTCCGGCCAGCTTCGCTCGCTCGCGACGACACTGTTCCCGCCCTCAGCAAGCAAATCGCTCCGGTCGTTCACCTCAGGGGAGGTTGCGCGAATTGCCGGCGTGTCCGATGGATACCTTCGCCAGCTCTCTCTCGACGGACTTGGACCGACCCCAGCGACGGGGATCGGGGGGCGACGGTCTTACACTCTGGCCCAAATTCATGAGCTGCGCGGGTATCTGGCGACCGCGCGGCCCCGAGAAGCACTGGAATTTCTCCCGCGCCGGCGCCCGGGCGACAAGCTCCAAATCATCACCGTCGCGAACTTCAAAGGCGGCTCCGCCAAGACGACGACGGCATTGTATCTTTCGCAATACCTCGCCCTTGCCGGCTTTAGGGTCCTCGCGATTGACCTCGATCCGCAGGCTTCGCTGTCAGCAATGTTCGGGTACCAACCCGAGTTCGACATCGGAGCGAACGAAACCCTCTACGGCGCCATACGGTATGACGAGCACCGGCGGCCAATGCACGAGGTCATTCGGCCGACCTATTTTGACGGGATAGGTCTCGTGCCCGGCAATCTCGAGCTCATGGAGTTCGAGCACACCACACCTCGAGCCATGGTCGAGCGGCGTGAACGCGGGCACGACCTGTTCTTTCGTCGCGTCGCCAGCGCGATCGACCAGGTCGCCGACGACTATGACGTCGTGGTCGTCGACTGCCCACCCCAACTTGGTTACTTGACCATGGGCGCGCTAAACGCGGCGACCGCGATGCTCGTGACCATCCATCCTCAGATGGTCGATGTTGCGTCCATGAGCCAATTTCTCCTCATGACGTCGGACCTCATGTCCGTCATCGAGGAAGCTGGCGGGCGACTCGATCACGATTTCATCCGGTACGTCATCACGCGTCACGATCCCAATGACGTGCCCGAAGCTCAAATCGTGGCTCTCCTCCGGACTCTTTTTGGATCGGATGTGCTTCAGGCCACAGTGTGGAAATCGACCGCGATCGCCAATGCTGGTCTCACCAAGCAATCACTTTACGAGCTGGAGCGCGGCGCCGTAGGGCGGGGCGCCTACGACCGGGCATTGGAATCGGTCGACGCGGTCAATGCCGAAATCGCGCAACTTCTCAAGAAGGTGTGGGGTCGATGA
- the repB gene encoding plasmid partitioning protein RepB has protein sequence MSKRTDTIKSLFTAPQSPALSADNVPGALPRVSSGSVRSLKDTFSGVEKENEELRERIASGAMILEIDPSLIDPSPLADRFRDQDDSSFEALKQSIAQRGQEVPVLVREHPEAKGRYQSAYGHRRVRATRELGISVKAILRALSDEALVVAQGLENAPREDLSFIERATFAMHIEDAGHSRSIVQDALSIDRAEASKLLAVARSVPTDVIQAIGKAPKVGRGRWQSFAELIKDAAALKRVRTAIAEPKFAERETDARFLAAFTAASRPSSAGTSKASEEKPVFSVSGDKIAHVRQAERELKLTLDKNVSATFAAFLVDQLPALFEAFSKTSSGQETTEA, from the coding sequence ATGAGCAAACGTACTGACACCATCAAGAGCCTTTTCACGGCCCCGCAGTCACCTGCGTTGTCAGCTGACAACGTGCCGGGAGCCTTGCCACGGGTCTCGTCCGGCTCAGTCCGCTCGTTGAAGGACACTTTTTCCGGAGTTGAGAAAGAGAACGAGGAGCTGCGTGAAAGGATTGCCTCCGGGGCGATGATCCTTGAAATCGACCCCTCGCTTATCGATCCGTCACCGCTAGCCGACCGGTTTCGCGACCAGGATGACAGCTCGTTCGAGGCACTTAAGCAGTCGATCGCACAGCGTGGTCAAGAGGTGCCCGTTCTCGTTCGGGAGCATCCTGAAGCAAAAGGGCGCTACCAGAGTGCGTATGGTCACCGCCGCGTCCGCGCCACTCGCGAACTAGGCATTTCGGTCAAAGCGATCCTGCGAGCGCTGTCAGATGAAGCGCTCGTCGTGGCGCAAGGACTCGAGAACGCACCACGCGAAGATCTGAGTTTCATTGAGCGCGCCACCTTCGCGATGCATATCGAAGATGCCGGGCATAGCCGGTCAATCGTGCAAGATGCGTTGTCGATCGATCGTGCGGAGGCCTCGAAACTCCTTGCCGTGGCCCGGTCAGTTCCAACCGATGTTATTCAAGCAATCGGGAAGGCTCCGAAAGTTGGCCGCGGTCGCTGGCAGTCATTCGCTGAATTGATCAAGGATGCCGCGGCGCTCAAACGTGTCAGAACGGCGATCGCTGAACCGAAATTTGCAGAGCGAGAAACCGACGCCCGGTTTCTTGCCGCATTCACAGCGGCAAGCCGTCCATCCTCTGCGGGGACATCGAAGGCTTCCGAAGAGAAGCCGGTCTTTTCCGTATCCGGCGACAAGATTGCGCACGTGCGTCAGGCCGAGCGCGAATTGAAGCTTACCCTTGACAAGAATGTCTCGGCGACATTCGCGGCATTTCTTGTCGACCAGCTCCCGGCGCTGTTCGAGGCCTTTTCCAAGACGAGCAGTGGTCAGGAAACTACCGAGGCCTGA
- the repC gene encoding plasmid replication protein RepC, whose translation MQSHSPATPFGRRSLTLAHVASQMVATERPPEKIVHKWKIFHAICTARPRLGVSERSLSVLNALLTFHPETALTGEDDLIVFPSNHQLSRRAHGMPASTLRRHLAVLVDAGLIVRRDSPNGKRYARKDDAGEIVLAFGFDLSPLVVRSEEFENLAADIEAEARALKLVRERITLCRRDIAKMIATGIEEGVPTRRVGQGGPADWQEVHAAFRAMVAQIPRTATRQELEPIADELSQLADDVLNLLETHIKSKNPSANESHSERHIQNSNTDASTDLEPRLRKGRAARAEPKPQPSRVAEGSYPLGMVLSACPDIVDYAKGGISNWRDFFATAAVVRSSLGISPSAWEEAQTVLGEMQAAVVVACILQRGTAIRSAGGYLRGLTRKAEAGEFSLGPILMSQINTRLHEKRTA comes from the coding sequence ATGCAGTCACACTCTCCAGCGACGCCCTTTGGGCGGCGATCATTGACGCTTGCCCATGTGGCAAGCCAGATGGTCGCAACCGAACGCCCTCCCGAAAAGATCGTTCACAAATGGAAGATCTTCCACGCCATCTGCACGGCACGGCCGCGCCTTGGCGTGTCGGAGCGCTCGCTCTCGGTGTTAAATGCGCTCCTGACCTTCCATCCCGAGACCGCGCTCACAGGGGAGGATGATCTGATCGTCTTCCCGTCGAACCATCAGCTCAGTCGGCGGGCGCACGGCATGCCGGCATCGACGCTGCGGCGTCACCTGGCTGTGCTGGTCGACGCGGGACTGATCGTTCGGCGCGACAGCCCTAATGGCAAGCGCTATGCGCGGAAGGACGATGCCGGCGAAATCGTGCTTGCCTTCGGCTTCGATCTGTCACCGCTCGTCGTGCGCTCGGAAGAGTTCGAGAACCTGGCGGCCGATATCGAAGCAGAAGCCCGCGCCCTCAAACTGGTGCGTGAGCGGATTACGCTGTGCCGGCGCGACATCGCGAAGATGATTGCAACTGGCATCGAGGAAGGTGTCCCGACGCGAAGGGTAGGGCAGGGGGGGCCTGCCGACTGGCAGGAGGTGCATGCCGCCTTCCGCGCAATGGTCGCCCAGATTCCGCGCACCGCGACGCGCCAGGAGCTCGAGCCGATCGCCGACGAGCTGTCGCAACTTGCTGACGATGTGCTCAATCTTCTGGAAACGCATATCAAATCCAAGAATCCGAGCGCCAATGAGTCCCATTCTGAGCGCCACATACAGAATTCAAATACAGATGCCTCTACTGATCTTGAACCTCGCCTCCGAAAAGGCAGGGCGGCGAGAGCCGAGCCTAAACCTCAACCATCGCGAGTCGCCGAGGGTTCGTATCCGTTGGGAATGGTCCTGAGTGCATGCCCAGACATCGTCGATTATGCGAAAGGTGGGATTTCGAACTGGCGCGATTTCTTCGCCACGGCGGCTGTTGTGCGGTCGTCGCTGGGGATCAGCCCAAGCGCCTGGGAGGAGGCGCAAACCGTCCTGGGTGAAATGCAGGCGGCGGTCGTTGTCGCCTGCATCCTGCAGCGTGGCACCGCGATTAGATCGGCTGGCGGCTACTTGCGCGGGCTGACGCGGAAAGCGGAGGCTGGAGAATTTTCCCTTGGGCCGATCCTGATGTCGCAGATCAACACCCGGCTCCATGAAAAACGGACGGCCTGA
- the istA gene encoding IS21-like element ISBj11 family transposase, which yields MPGRHITDHQMRLYMKYRQTDSPPVAAAKASFSTSTAYRIEQDRRLPSQKKAPRGRRRPDPLARVFETEIVPMLKAAPGVRPVTIFEELLRRHPELGAGIRRTLERRIRAWRAIHGEEQEVIFRQTHEPGQRGLSDFTDMGELGVTIAGVPLDHRLYHFRLAYSGFEHAHVVLGGESFIALAEGLQNALWSLGGAPREHRTDSLSAAFCNLDRDAKDDLTRRYEDLCAHYGMRPSRNNRGIAHENGAIESSHGHLKRAVGDALLLRGTADFDDLAAYRGFIDEIVSRRNARNAKRIDSERTALQDLPDRRTSDYEEVIVHVTSSGGFTLRKVFYTVPSRLIGHRLRVRLYDDHLDVFVGGTHLLTLPRGRPHPNGKHDQVVDYRHVIHSLRRKPMALLNLVYRDQLFPREAYRRAFDVLRKRLPDKKACRIMVDLLALAHERGCEAELADQLTADLNDGRLPDLNRLRTHFAPDPAQMPNVVVRLAPLATYECLIGTAEIGGAA from the coding sequence GTGCCAGGCCGACACATTACCGATCACCAAATGAGGCTCTACATGAAGTACCGTCAGACCGATAGCCCGCCCGTGGCCGCCGCCAAGGCGTCGTTCAGCACCTCGACCGCTTACCGGATCGAGCAGGATCGACGCCTTCCGTCGCAGAAGAAGGCTCCTCGCGGCCGTCGCCGGCCAGATCCCTTGGCCCGCGTATTTGAGACAGAGATCGTGCCGATGCTGAAGGCCGCCCCCGGTGTGCGGCCGGTCACGATCTTCGAGGAGTTGCTCCGACGCCATCCTGAGCTCGGCGCCGGCATCCGTCGCACGCTGGAGCGCCGGATCCGGGCCTGGCGGGCGATCCACGGCGAGGAGCAGGAGGTCATCTTCCGGCAGACCCACGAACCCGGTCAGCGCGGCCTGTCCGACTTCACCGACATGGGCGAATTGGGTGTCACGATCGCGGGCGTGCCGCTCGACCATCGTCTCTATCACTTCCGGCTGGCCTATTCCGGGTTTGAGCACGCCCATGTCGTGCTCGGCGGTGAGAGCTTCATCGCTCTGGCCGAAGGCCTGCAGAATGCCTTGTGGTCACTCGGTGGAGCGCCACGGGAGCATCGCACCGACAGCCTGTCGGCCGCCTTTTGCAATCTCGACCGCGACGCCAAAGACGATCTGACGCGGCGATACGAAGACCTCTGTGCCCATTACGGCATGCGCCCCTCCCGCAACAATCGTGGCATCGCCCACGAGAACGGGGCGATCGAGAGTTCGCATGGCCATCTCAAGCGGGCGGTCGGCGACGCGCTGTTGCTGCGTGGCACCGCCGACTTCGACGATCTCGCTGCCTATCGTGGCTTCATCGATGAGATCGTCAGCCGCCGCAATGCCCGCAACGCCAAGCGGATCGACAGCGAACGTACCGCACTTCAGGATCTGCCGGACCGCCGCACGTCGGACTATGAAGAGGTGATCGTCCACGTGACATCGTCCGGCGGCTTCACCTTGCGCAAGGTGTTCTACACGGTGCCGTCGCGCTTGATCGGCCATCGGCTGCGGGTGCGCCTGTATGACGATCACCTCGACGTGTTTGTCGGCGGCACGCATCTCCTCACCTTGCCGCGCGGGCGGCCGCATCCCAATGGCAAGCACGATCAGGTCGTCGATTATCGGCACGTGATCCATTCCTTGCGGCGCAAGCCGATGGCGCTCCTCAACCTGGTCTACCGCGACCAGCTGTTCCCCCGGGAAGCTTACCGCCGAGCCTTCGACGTCTTGCGCAAACGCTTACCGGACAAGAAGGCCTGCCGGATCATGGTCGATCTCCTCGCACTCGCCCATGAGCGCGGTTGCGAGGCCGAACTCGCCGATCAGCTCACGGCCGACCTGAACGACGGCCGGCTGCCCGACCTCAACCGGCTACGTACTCACTTCGCCCCGGATCCCGCCCAGATGCCGAACGTCGTGGTGCGCCTCGCACCGCTCGCCACCTATGAATGCCTCATCGGTACTGCCGAGATCGGAGGTGCCGCATGA